The Magnetospirillum sp. XM-1 genomic interval CGATGCCCTGAATCATCTCGCTCATCATGAAGTCGGCCCGCTTGATGGGCCCGCCCGAACTGGGACGCGGGAACATCTTGGCGAACGAGCTCATCTTCACGGTCAGGCCGCACAGCGCGGCGCCGATGGTGACGTGGTAGCGCTCGATCATTCCCTTCACCGAGCGGAATTCTTCCTGTGAGATGTTCTCCCACATCTCGCGGGTGCGCTTGTCGAACACTTCCAGCCGACCCGAGATCGAGGCCGAGATCGAGTTGATCACCTCCTCGATCATGTCGCAGGTCTTCATCAGGTTGACGTTCTGCTTCAGCTGGAAATGGGTGCGGATGGGGGCCAGCGCCTGGACGCAGGCGGTGAAATAGGGCTCCAGCCGGTCGAGGCAATGGCGGAAGTAGGACAGCGACATGAAGGTGTCGCCGTAATCCTCGAGGAAGCGCGGCACGTCGAAGATGTCGATGTTCAGGCTTTGGGCCATGGTCTCGAGACGCTGGCGGGCCTTCTTGACGTCGGGATCGCGGAACAGCTTCAAGAGGTCGTCGTAGGTCTCGATGTTCACCGCCTCGTCCGCATAGATCATCTTCATCAGCGGGCGGGTGAACATGATCATGTAGCGGGTCAGCTCGCTGGCCTTTTCCGGCGACAGCTTCAAGGCCGCGTAGTCGTTCACCGGGATGCCATGCTCGCGCAAGGAAATGCGCAGGGAGTAGACGTCGTAGCTGGGCAGCAGCGCCAGACGGCGCAGGATGCCGAGATCGGGATGAATCTGCTCGGTCGGCCAGCCGAACATGGCCGGCAGGGATTCCACGTCCACCTGCCCCGAGCCGGTCTGGACGTCGGAGAACAGCTCGACCGCGCTGCGCAACCGCACGTTCTTGATCAGCTTGGCGCTTTGCAGCGCGGGAGTCTGGAGCGGGATGATGGATAACGGCAGCACGAACATGGAATCCATGTCGCTGTCGTTAATAGGCTTCAATCCGTCGTCGTCTGACATTTTACTCTCGGTCCCCATCCCGAGCGCTTATTGTGCCTGCTTTGCCGCCGATCGCAATGGGGAACATGAATCCAATTCCGTTTGGATGTGTCACATACATGAGGAATTGATGATATTTGTCGTGTATCCTCTCTCCTCGTCATGCGTCGTTTCCGTGGGGGGAAATCTGCCGTGCCTGCAAGAGCCATCCGCTTCGTCTTCGCCGCCGCCCTGCTGCTGTGCTTGGGGGGCGGGCTCGCGGCCGCCCAGGATATCCGCTTCTTCCAGATCGGCACCGGCCCGACGGGCGAGACCCGCTTCGCCTTCGGCGGCCTGATCGCCAACGCCATCAGCAATCCCCCCGGCTCGCGCGAGTGCGACAAGGGCGGCTCGTGCGGCGTGCCGGGCATGGTGGCGGTGGCCAAGTCCACCGGCGGCGCCATTTCCAATATCGAGGCCATCGCGGCCAAACGGCTCGACGCCGCCCTGGTCCAGGCCGACATCGCCTATTGGGCCTATCACGGCACCGGCATCTACAAGGGCAAGGGGGCGGTCCAGAACCTGCGGGCCATCGCCATGCTCTATCCGGAAAGCCTGCATCTGGTGGCGCGCAAGGATGCCAAGATCCATTCGGTCAAGGACCTCAGGGGCAAGCGGGTGTCGCTGGGCGACAAGGATTCGGGCGAGCTGGTCCACGGCCGCCTGCTGCTGGCCGCCTTCGGCATGAACGAAAGCCAGATCAAGCAAAGCTTCCTCAAGCCCGGCCCCGCCGCCGATTCCATGGCCGCCGGCCAGTTGGACGCCATGCTGGTGGTGGACGGAATGCCGGTGCCCATCATCGCCGAACTGGCCCAGCGCACCGACATCGTGCTGATCCCCCTGGCCGGGCCGGAAGTGGACAAGATGCGGTCCACCTATCCCTTCTTCTCGGCCTCCTCCATCCCGGCGGAGACCTATCGCGGCATCGAGGCGGAGGTGAAGACCCTGGACGTGGGCGTGGTGCTGGTCACCGCCGCCGAACGGCCCAACGACCTGATCTACGGCGTCACCCGCGCGCTGTGGCATCCCAGCACCCAGAAGCTGCTGACCGAAAGCCACCCGCGCGGCAAGCTGGTCAACCTGTCGGCCGCCGGCCTGGACAAGCTGGGCATCCAGCTGCATGGCGGCGCCTCGGCCTATTATTTCGACGCCGGGGTCACTCACTGATTTGCAGGGCATGACCGCTCGTACTATCTTGCCACCATGAGCGAGACCCCCGCCCCCACGCCCTATCGCGTCCTGGCCCGCAAGTACCGGCCCACCGACTTCGCCGGTCTGATCGGGCAGGAGGCCATGGTCCGCACGCTGTCGAACGCCATCAAGACCGGCCGCCTCGCCCATGCCTTCGTGCTGACCGGCGTGCGCGGCGTGGGCAAGACCACCACGGCACGCATCATCGCCCGGGCGCTGAACTGCGTCGGACCGGACGGCAAGGGTGGCCCCACCATCGACCCCTGCGGCACGTGCGAGCACTGCCGCGCCATCGCCGAGGACCGCCACGTCGATATCCTGGAGATGGACGCCGCCAGCCGCACCGGCGTCAACGACATCCGCGAGATCATCGAGGGCGTGCGCTACCGCCCCACTTCGGCGCGCTTCAAGGTCTACATCATCGACGAGGTCCACATGCTGTCCACGGCGGCGTTCAACGCGCTGCTGAAGACACTGGAGGAGCCGCCGGAACACGTGAAGTTCGTGTTCGCCACCACCGAGATCCGCAAGATCCCCGTCACCGTGCTGTCGCGCTGCCAGCGCTTCGACCTGCGCCGCGTCGAGATGGAGGTGCTGGCCAAGCATTTCGAGGGCATCGCCGCCAAGGAACAGGCCGAGATCGCGCCGGCGGCGCTGAAACTGATCGCGCGCGCCGCCGACGGCTCGGTCCGTGACGGCCTGTCGCTGTTGGATCAGGCCATCAGCCATGGGGCCGGCGCGGTGACCGAGGCCCAGGTGCGCGACATGCTGGGCCTGGCCGACCGCGCCCGGGTCTTCGATCTTCTGGACGCCATCATGAAGGGCGACGTGCCCACCGCGCTGGACCAGATCACCGACCAGTACGCCGCCGGCGCCGATCCGGCGGTGGTGCTCCAAGACA includes:
- a CDS encoding TAXI family TRAP transporter solute-binding subunit, with protein sequence MPARAIRFVFAAALLLCLGGGLAAAQDIRFFQIGTGPTGETRFAFGGLIANAISNPPGSRECDKGGSCGVPGMVAVAKSTGGAISNIEAIAAKRLDAALVQADIAYWAYHGTGIYKGKGAVQNLRAIAMLYPESLHLVARKDAKIHSVKDLRGKRVSLGDKDSGELVHGRLLLAAFGMNESQIKQSFLKPGPAADSMAAGQLDAMLVVDGMPVPIIAELAQRTDIVLIPLAGPEVDKMRSTYPFFSASSIPAETYRGIEAEVKTLDVGVVLVTAAERPNDLIYGVTRALWHPSTQKLLTESHPRGKLVNLSAAGLDKLGIQLHGGASAYYFDAGVTH